The nucleotide window gtatgtatgagtgtgtgtgtgtgtctcaccttcAAAAGACAGTTCCTATGTCCAGGAACCGAGCCGTTGACATAGAGGATATTAagcctggtgttcactctccacacctcaacacacaacaaaaaatatatattttacacacacacatttcctcttGTGTAGACCTGAGTGCAAgcctgtgtgtaagtgtgagtatAAGCAgtactagtgtgtgtgtgtgtgtgtgtgtgtgtgtacgtacctTCAGCCCATGGGCTGTTTTGTACACATTTCCCATCTGACCCGGCATCTTCTTCCCCTTGTGGACTTTTGCCGGATCCTGAGAGGCAGCACAGACTACATTACCCACACTGCACCACTGCATGCCTGCCTGTAATGTTTCGCGTTCTCCCTCACCCCGCCGGGTCCTAGGGACCCTGGTCTCCGGTGCGTTTTTGTTTGGCCGTGAGACGCCGGTTGACCTTTGAACCCCCATCGCTTCATTACACCCTGGAAGCCCTTTCCGATTCTACAGGAAAAAAATAGTGTAAACAAACAATGTTCGAAAAGAAGGGAAATTATCCgaattaacataaaacataatataatatgaaaCTCACGTTTTCGCCGTTACATCCACGTACTGACCAGGACGGAAATGAGCAGCATACAGAGGAGTACCTGACAACGGCACGTTCAGAGCAGTGAGACATGACACTTCCAACACAGGGACCATGCACACTCACAGAAAAACCAAAAGCcctgcatttataaaaaaaaaaaaaaaaaaaaacggggccccccaataaaaaaagaaaagaatatcaCAGGCACCAcccaaaaggggaaaaaaaataaaataaaaatcagggGCTGCACATAAAACAGAACCCAAGGCTCcgcattaaagaaaaaaaaaattagggtccccacttttttaaacaaatgaataaattcagAGGCGCACAAAGACTGAATGTTCTCAACCCCATTTAACACCGGGGCGGCGGGTGTCCGTAGAGACAGCTGGTTGTTTATGGTTGTTACCGTAGTTACCTGGTTTGACGACTGCGTTGTCAGTCACACGAAAAGTGGTCATTTTCTGCTTGGGTGGGACTCCGGCATTCCGGAACATTTCCAAAGAAGATTCTGCCctcttgaataaaaaataaagaaatacatttttgtgattTGTTCTAGAACCAAGAATCATATTCCTTCTTCTAATTACGTGTGTGCGTTTACCTGAAATGGGGAACAGTTTTTGCCTCCCACCAGCAGAGCAGCCGACTGACCATCATGCTCTTCTTTAGAAAGGTGCTTCACCACATGACAGTCCTGCACCTGCacagcaccaccaccatcatcatcaccatcgtcTGATATCAACACCAATACTGATAAATGAACAACTGCAGGGGAACCGCGGAATTTACTGTATTGATTATTTTCCCATAAATAATGCAGTAATTTGGTTTTCGCAAGATATGGGTGTGAAAATGATATCTTGATCATTGATTGTATTGATTATGTGAACAACACTAATgatgacagcactgagcagctcccaCAGTGTGGGATGGAGACTCACAAGGTCTTTTCTCTACAACAGcggaccacacaaacacacacattcagtagACATGTGCAaaatatccactctgtacatatgtacactttcacaaatatataaaatactttttatgtaTAGGCTgatatgttaatatttttacTATTCCCATCCACTGTTGTTTTTTCAAAGACTAactttttatatcatttttttaatcgacatttttgctgctcttattttgtactgtccacttcctgccgtgccaatgtaaatttcccacttgtgggactaataagggatcatcttatcttatcacaCACTGACTGTTTAATGGACACATAATAAACTAATGTCAGAATTTTTTAGACATAGCCAGATaggaacaggaagtggcagCTAGTTGCTTGTTATCTGTATTCACTGAGAGGTGAAACTAATTAACTGTTGGTGggaaattatttctgacacccagaagatgaactttatagtttaaaaaaagggaagaggCCAGTAGGTATgtttgacagctgtcacacaccctacttatccagagcgttacagggacagtcatcctggagacactcagggttaagtgtcttgctcagggacacaatggtagtaagtggaattttaacctgggtcttctggttcacaggcgagtgtcacCCTCCTGCCAATATGTGACACATCTAGGTGTAGAGcggcatccatctcctccctttcacCTCCGTTCTCTAATGtccaaacatgaccacgcccactaccaacccCGACATATAGGTTATTCGGACTTTCAGAGGGGGAATCGTCGTCCACACTGACTAATTCAGCATCAGAAGCCACCGTGTGGTGAGAAGTAACCTGGAGGAGCAGCTCACACCTGCAGAAGTGTCACTACATGTCTGTCCCCGGCTTTGGTCCACAGTGGCATCATACCCAGCTTCACCGCCACCAGACCCACCCGACGACTGCCTggtcacagagagagagagaggattttttttgcatatcatCATTGGAGGGCTGTAATCACGTGACTGGACCCGGACACCCACCTTCCTCCCACTCGTGTCGGGGCCACGGCTGGTCCTTCAGGGGACTCAGCCGCTCCGCCGTCAGCCTCCGGAACTCGCCCGCGGCGTCGCGCCGCATGAAGGCCGCGTTGTCCTCCGTCAGGTGCTCGTCGAACCACGTGGAGCTCCTGATGGCCCGAACTGGGGGACAGCGAGCTGGGGGACTTGCGGCGAAACAAACCCG belongs to Denticeps clupeoides chromosome 9, fDenClu1.1, whole genome shotgun sequence and includes:
- the LOC114797020 gene encoding 39S ribosomal protein L3, mitochondrial-like → MLRLAVTSFRRAAFIGPAASSPPARCPPVRAIRSSTWFDEHLTEDNAAFMRRDAAGEFRRLTAERLSPLKDQPWPRHEWEEGSRRVGLVAVKLGMMPLWTKAGDRHVVTLLQVQDCHVVKHLSKEEHDGQSAALLVGGKNCSPFQRAESSLEMFRNAGVPPKQKMTTFRVTDNAVVKPGTPLYAAHFRPGQYVDVTAKTIGKGFQGVMKRWGFKGQPASHGQTKTHRRPGSLGPGGDPAKVHKGKKMPGQMGNVYKTAHGLKVWRVNTRLNILYVNGSVPGHRNCLLKVRDTILPQLLAKNHQPPFPTFFMEEEELPEDLYHEDMFEFSETT